A window of the Xenopus laevis strain J_2021 chromosome 9_10L, Xenopus_laevis_v10.1, whole genome shotgun sequence genome harbors these coding sequences:
- the LOC108701992 gene encoding P2Y purinoceptor 1, with protein MENSTNSSSCTVNKEFTFRYLPSVYLIVFLVGLFANVFGLRNLRINRKKWTSLNVFVLNLGIADLLYVITLPFFVSYYLKGEVWLFGHGFCRLARCLFHVNMYSSISFLTCISVQRYLGIVHPMKMMGTFQNLRLSVYISVLMWIWVIVQVIPSFFISESDPDIAHCHDSTSNENLEKLKYYTLYTMILTVTGFLIPFLIIVVCYARVLTVLRRNKNIDPVLKRRSIKLVVIVLALFFICFFPFYILRNFNLFSRLWQKAGTCSPSLKSAYIVYQVTRGLASMNSAINPLLYFVTNETFAMKFQKMRRSTLRAFVFLGRNQDITLSGNTELKEISESEA; from the coding sequence ATGGAAAATTCCACCAACAGCTCCAGCTGCACAGTAAACAAGGAGTTCACATTCCGCTACTTGCCTTCTGTTTACCTCATCGTCTTTCTCGTCGGCTTGTTTGCCAACGTCTTCGGCTTGAGGAACTTGAGGATCAACCGTAAGAAGTGGACGTCCCTCAACGTCTTTGTGCTGAACCTCGGCATCGCCGACCTCCTCTACGTCATCACCCTGCCGTTCTTCGTGTCCTATTATCTCAAGGGGGAAGTGTGGTTATTCGGCCATGGATTCTGCCGCCTCGCCCGTTGCCTCTTTCACGTCAACATGTACTCCAGCATCAGCTTCCTCACCTGCATCAGCGTCCAACGCTACCTGGGAATTGTCCATCCCATGAAAATgatggggaccttccagaaccTGCGCCTCTCTGTTTATATCAGTGTGCTCATGTGGATATGGGTCATTGTCCAGGTTATCCCCAGCTTTTTTATCTCCGAGAGCGACCCCGATATCGCCCACTGCCACGACTCCACCAGCAACGAAAATCTGGAGAAACTGAAATATTATACACTTTATACAATGATCTTAACCGTCACCGGGTTTCTCATCCCGTTCCTCATCATCGTGGTGTGTTACGCCAGGGTCCTGACCGTCCTCCGGAGAAATAAAAATATCGACCCGGTTTTAAAGAGAAGGAGCATCAAGCTGGTGGTGATAGTGCTggctttgtttttcatttgttttttccccttttatattttaCGGAACTTCAATTTGTTCTCGAGACTTTGGCAGAAGGCGGGGACATGCTCTCCCTCCCTGAAGAGCGCCTATATCGTATATCAGGTCACGCGAGGGTTGGCCAGTATGAACAGCGCCATCAACCCTCTCCTTTACTTTGTGACCAATGAGACCTTTGCTATGAAGTTCCAGAAGATGCGGAGGTCCACCTTGCGTGCTTTTGTGTTTCTCGGAAGGAATCAGGACATCACTCTTTCTGGGAATACTGAACTTAAAGAGATATCAGAATCAGAGGCATAA